DNA from Oncorhynchus nerka isolate Pitt River unplaced genomic scaffold, Oner_Uvic_2.0 unplaced_scaffold_2183, whole genome shotgun sequence:
ACATGGATGCTGCAATGAGTGGTGTGACTAATGCAGTTTTTCTCTCTTCCAGACAATGTCTGCAAAAGAGAAGGTGAAGTTTGAGGACATGGCCAAGGGTGACAAAGTCCGTTATGACAAGGACATGAAGGGTTATGTGCCCCCTAAGGGATCTAAGGCAGCAGGAAAGAGAAAGAAGGACCCCAATGCCCCCAAAAGGCCACCGTAAGTACTCCACCTATACAACTATTGATTTCTGTAGTGTTCTGTTCAGATTTTGGAACTAAATGTGTTCTCAACATTCTATCCCCaatagttctgcattttttgtgTTCTGTGCTGAACACCGTGGAAGAATCAAGGCTGATAACCCAGGCATGGGCATTGGTGACATCGCCAAGCAGCTGGGTCTGCTGTGGGGCAAGCAGACTCCCAAAGACAAGCAGCCACACGAAGCAAAGGCCGCCAAGCTGAAGGAAAAGTATGAGAAGGTAAGGTCCACTTCAACTATCATGACTGACTAGAACTGTTGTAGGAGACTCATGAAAACCAAGTCCATTTTTGTTGTAGGATGTTGCTGCCTACAAGGCTAAGGG
Protein-coding regions in this window:
- the LOC135567303 gene encoding high mobility group protein B2-like encodes the protein MPGKDPNKPKGKTSSYAFFVATCREEHKKKHPGTSVNFSEFSKKCSERWRTMSAKEKVKFEDMAKGDKVRYDKDMKGYVPPKGSKAAGKRKKDPNAPKRPPSAFFVFCAEHRGRIKADNPGMGIGDIAKQLGLLWGKQTPKDKQPHEAKAAKLKEKYEKDVAAYKAKGGAGATAKSGPGRPAVGKKAAPMDDDDDDDDEEEEDDEEEDDDEDDD